In Pygocentrus nattereri isolate fPygNat1 chromosome 26, fPygNat1.pri, whole genome shotgun sequence, one genomic interval encodes:
- the pfdn5 gene encoding prefoldin subunit 5, with the protein MAVNLTELSLPQLEGLKTQLEQETEFLSSSIAQLKVVQTKYVEAKDSLNVLKKSNEGKELLVPLTSSMYVPGTLNDVEHVLVDVGTGYFVEKNVEDSKEFFKRKIDFLTKQIEKIQPALQEKHAMKQAVVEVMNMKLQQLHSQQTSQSGTTKA; encoded by the exons ATGGCGGTGAATCTTACTGAATTGTCGCTTCCACAGCTGGAAGGTTTAAAGACTCAACTCGAGCAG GAAACAGAATTTCTGTCATCATCCATAGCTCAGTTGAAAGTAGTTCAAACGAAATATGTAGAAGCCAAGGACAGTCTCAATGTTCTCAAAAAGAGTAATGAAG GAAAAGAGTTGCTTGTCCCTCTTACCAGCTCT ATGTATGTTCCTGGAACTCTAAATGACGTAGAACATGTACTGGTAGATGTGGGAACAGGTTACTTTGTAGAGAAG aatgtaGAGGACAGTAAAGAGTTCTTTAAGCGCAAAATCGACTTTCTCACGAAACAGATTGAGAAGATTCAGCCTGCACTTCAAGAAAAACATGCTATGAAGCAAG CTGTGGTTGAAGTCATGAACATGAAGCTACAGCAACTGCACAGCCAACAAACGTCACAATCCGGCACCACCAAGGCATaa